A window from Streptomyces europaeiscabiei encodes these proteins:
- a CDS encoding DUF6197 family protein, which translates to MNPTRPQQQPQAAPRPAVPLHVPPPTPVQPVTAPPNLLDPPTWGQRLLPKHLREVMAGLGLWQDPDPQPPSVHLLQVREALGRYGWCKSLDVSPTGRMCIRGCQSLLEKSGHVTPEARGRAEHYMQAVLAEDGIRMPFHAWNDLPERTFPHVTALLTSASYRARANGE; encoded by the coding sequence GTGAACCCGACGCGCCCCCAGCAGCAACCGCAGGCCGCCCCCCGGCCTGCGGTCCCGCTGCACGTCCCCCCACCCACCCCCGTACAGCCCGTCACCGCGCCGCCGAACCTGCTCGACCCGCCCACCTGGGGACAGCGGCTCCTGCCCAAGCACCTCCGCGAGGTCATGGCCGGCCTCGGCCTGTGGCAGGACCCCGACCCCCAACCGCCGTCCGTGCACCTCCTCCAGGTCCGCGAGGCCCTCGGCCGGTACGGCTGGTGCAAGTCCCTGGACGTGTCCCCGACCGGCCGGATGTGCATCCGCGGCTGCCAGTCCCTGCTGGAGAAGTCCGGGCACGTCACCCCCGAAGCCCGCGGCCGCGCGGAGCACTACATGCAGGCCGTCCTCGCCGAGGACGGCATCCGCATGCCGTTCCACGCCTGGAACGACCTCCCCGAACGCACCTTCCCGCACGTCACAGCCCTGCTGACCAGCGCCTCCTACCGGGCCCGCGCAAACGGAGAATGA
- a CDS encoding DUF2637 domain-containing protein → MTPTPADGTEPTRPQEGTLAPTAPGSAPQPLTKTQKILTGIVVSAVLVIATLGFIGSYAAVTELAAAKGFGKFAAAFPIAVDAGILAFLALDLLLTWRRIPYPLLRYTAWTLTAATIAFNAVVSMPDPVGTAMHGVIPVLFVIAVEAARHAVGRIAEITADKHIEGPNASRWLLNPIGTFILWRRQRLWAIRAWDTVLELERERRIYCGKLRKEHGRGWRRKANAEQLLVLRLAKDGMSIQTAIELPKEEERKQAEAEASREAEARAKSEAEAEAKHQAQLRRAETEAKRRAEIAEAEAAEARARSEAEAAEAEAKYRTEAAAETARLEVEAKRRAETEAARVLRAETEAKLAQIQLDQRNAEAEAELNLQTKAAEQARLQAEAARHERERAAAEAEVRRQEQARQRAQRIASEAAATSATSGSGDPAKTRTASGSGPTPRSIAPQRGKRQSEIEDLLARMVEAGDPKCVSLEDVMRDFDLKQTTAYDRLSTAQQLWSDAQSEAQTA, encoded by the coding sequence ATGACCCCCACCCCGGCCGACGGCACCGAGCCGACCCGCCCCCAGGAGGGCACCCTCGCGCCCACCGCGCCGGGGAGCGCCCCCCAGCCCCTGACCAAGACCCAGAAGATCCTCACCGGCATCGTCGTCAGCGCCGTCCTCGTCATCGCCACCCTCGGCTTCATCGGCTCCTACGCGGCCGTCACCGAACTCGCCGCCGCCAAGGGCTTCGGAAAGTTCGCCGCCGCGTTCCCCATCGCCGTCGACGCCGGCATCCTCGCCTTCCTCGCCCTTGACCTCCTCCTCACCTGGCGCCGCATCCCCTACCCCCTCCTGCGCTACACCGCCTGGACCCTCACCGCGGCGACCATTGCCTTCAACGCCGTCGTCTCCATGCCCGACCCCGTCGGCACCGCCATGCACGGCGTCATCCCCGTCCTCTTCGTCATCGCCGTCGAGGCCGCCCGTCACGCCGTCGGCCGCATCGCCGAGATCACCGCCGACAAGCACATCGAAGGGCCCAACGCCTCCCGCTGGCTCCTCAACCCCATTGGCACGTTCATCCTCTGGCGCCGCCAGCGCCTGTGGGCCATCCGCGCCTGGGACACCGTCCTCGAGCTCGAGCGGGAGCGCCGGATCTACTGCGGCAAGCTCCGCAAGGAGCACGGCCGCGGATGGCGCCGGAAGGCGAATGCCGAGCAGCTCCTCGTCCTGCGTCTCGCCAAGGACGGCATGAGCATCCAGACGGCGATCGAGCTTCCGAAGGAGGAGGAGCGGAAGCAGGCTGAAGCCGAAGCCAGCCGTGAAGCCGAAGCCCGCGCGAAGTCCGAAGCCGAAGCCGAAGCGAAGCACCAGGCCCAACTCCGAAGGGCCGAAACCGAAGCGAAGCGCCGAGCCGAAATCGCCGAAGCCGAAGCAGCCGAAGCGCGCGCCCGATCCGAAGCCGAAGCGGCGGAAGCCGAAGCGAAGTACCGAACCGAAGCGGCAGCCGAAACCGCCCGACTCGAAGTCGAAGCGAAGCGCCGAGCCGAAACCGAAGCCGCCCGTGTCCTGCGAGCCGAAACCGAAGCGAAGCTCGCCCAGATCCAGTTGGACCAGCGCAACGCCGAAGCCGAAGCCGAACTGAACCTCCAGACCAAGGCCGCCGAGCAGGCCCGGCTTCAGGCCGAAGCGGCACGTCACGAACGGGAGAGGGCGGCCGCCGAGGCCGAAGTCCGGCGTCAGGAGCAGGCCCGGCAGCGCGCGCAGCGGATCGCATCCGAAGCCGCCGCGACTTCGGCCACTTCAGGTTCGGGTGACCCGGCCAAGACCCGAACCGCTTCAGGTTCAGGTCCGACCCCGCGCAGCATCGCCCCCCAGCGCGGCAAGCGGCAGTCCGAAATCGAAGACCTCCTCGCCCGCATGGTCGAAGCCGGAGACCCGAAGTGCGTGTCCCTCGAGGACGTCATGCGCGACTTCGACCTGAAGCAGACCACCGCCTACGACCGGCTCTCCACCGCCCAGCAGCTGTGGTCCGACGCCCAGTCCGAAGCCCAGACCGCCTGA
- a CDS encoding GntR family transcriptional regulator, with protein MDEAPKTYRQLADLIKKQIENGTTQPGRILKAEDLAREHGLSRQTAQRALSAVSGEGLVRTIRGTGAVVQSRRPRRRISRGQAVTRNPKYGYVFPATQDRMEKWQAHGQPYRSYEPAPASVAEAFDVDTGDSVLRRRRVTSPAGEPPFQIADTWISPPAVADAPQVAEESTGLGGYIDRLEEAGHGPLSWRETTRVRMPSVEEAKLLEITTSLPVLEVVMVAHSARDGRPVDVTIKVIPSDRVELVTDLVRGEGAEWPVQPVSQT; from the coding sequence ATGGATGAAGCGCCGAAGACGTATCGGCAGCTCGCCGACTTGATCAAGAAGCAGATCGAAAACGGCACAACGCAGCCTGGTCGCATCCTGAAGGCTGAGGACTTGGCCAGGGAGCACGGCCTGTCCCGGCAGACGGCGCAGCGGGCCCTGTCCGCCGTGTCTGGTGAAGGGCTCGTACGGACGATCCGGGGCACCGGTGCGGTAGTTCAGTCCCGGCGCCCCCGCCGACGGATCAGCCGCGGTCAGGCAGTCACGCGTAACCCGAAGTACGGCTACGTCTTCCCAGCCACCCAGGACCGGATGGAGAAGTGGCAGGCCCACGGCCAGCCGTACCGCTCTTACGAACCCGCTCCGGCCTCGGTAGCGGAAGCGTTCGACGTGGATACAGGGGACTCGGTGCTGCGCCGTCGGCGGGTTACGTCGCCCGCTGGTGAGCCCCCGTTCCAGATCGCCGACACGTGGATCAGCCCACCGGCTGTCGCCGATGCGCCACAGGTCGCCGAGGAATCGACAGGCCTGGGCGGGTACATCGACCGCCTCGAGGAGGCTGGCCACGGTCCGCTCTCATGGCGGGAGACAACGCGGGTGCGCATGCCCAGCGTTGAGGAAGCGAAGTTGCTGGAGATCACCACGTCCCTTCCGGTCCTGGAGGTCGTGATGGTGGCCCATTCCGCGAGGGATGGCCGACCCGTCGACGTAACCATCAAGGTGATCCCGTCGGACCGGGTGGAGCTAGTGACGGACCTTGTGCGCGGTGAGGGTGCGGAGTGGCCGGTCCAACCGGTATCGCAGACCTGA